In one window of Solanum pennellii chromosome 2, SPENNV200 DNA:
- the LOC107011383 gene encoding UPF0051 protein ABCI8, chloroplastic, giving the protein MASLLTNGISRFCPQSIAEQPKLPKGYNFLPYSPGPKISNPGNFKIKAADAKATVEAPGKESSLSISNEDDPLQKFLKRDYKWGFNENIESFALPKGLSEDTIRLISSRKNEPEWMLEYRLKSYEKFVKMKEPKWSDNQYPEIDFQNICYYSEPKKKPTLDSLDEADPELVRYFDKLGIPLNERNRLANVAVDAVLDSVSIATTHRKTLEKSGVIFCSISEAIREYPDLVRKYLFRVVPPEDNFYAALNSAVFSDGSFVYIPKNTKCPMQISTYFRINAMETGQFERTLIVADEGSFVEYLEGCTAPSYDTNQLHAAVVELYCHEGAEIKYSTVQNWYAGDEEGRGGIYNFVTKRGICAGARSKISWTQVETGSAITWKYPSVVLEGDESVGEFYSVALTNNYQQADTGTKMVHKGKNTRSRIISKGISAGNSRNCYRGLVQVLSSAENARNSSQCDSMLIGDKAAANTYPYIQAKNPSARIEHEATTSKIGEDQLFYFQQRGIDYEKAMAAMISGFCRDVFNELPDEFGAEVNQLMSLKLEGSVG; this is encoded by the exons ATGGCTTCTCTTCTCACCAACGGAATCTCACGCTTCTGTCCTCAATCCATCGCTGAGCAGCCTAAACTCCCAAAAGGGTATAACTTTTTGCCTTATTCACCCGGCCCCAAAATCTCAAATCCAGGTAATTTCAAGATTAAAGCTGCTGATGCCAAGGCCACTGTTGAAGCTCCAGGTAAAGAATCATctttatcaatctcaaatgaaGACGACCCACTTCAGAAATTCTTGAAAAGAGACTATAAATGgggttttaatgaaaatattgaatcTTTTGCGCTGCCAAAAGGGCTTTCGGAGGATACTATTAGGTTAATTTCATCAAGAAAGAATGAGCCTGAATGGATGCTTGAGTATAGATTGAAATCATATGagaaatttgttaaaatgaaagAGCCTAAATGGTCTGATAATCAGTACCCAGAAATTGATTTTCagaatatttgttattattCAGAACCTAAAAAGAAACCAACTTTAGATAGTCTTGATGAGGCTGACCCTGAGCTTGTTaggtattttgataaattgggTATTCCTTTGAATGAAAGAAATCGTTTAGCAAATGTTGCAGTTGATGCTGTTCTTGATAGTGTTTCTATTGCTACAACTCATAGGAAGACTTTAGAGAAGTCTGGTGTGATTTTTTGTTCGATTTCTGAGGCTATTAGGGAGTATCCAGATTTAGTCAGGAAGTATTTGTTTAGAGTTGTGCCCCCAGAAGACAATTTTTACGCGGCTCTTAATTCAGCTGTGTTTAGTGATGGATCATTTGTGTATATACCCAAGAACACCAAGTGTCCCATGCAAATATCTACTTATTTTAGAATAAATGCAATGGAAACTGGGCAATTCGAGAGGACTTTGATTGTTGCGGATGAAGGGAGTTTCGTTGAGTATTTAGAAGGGTGTACAGCACCTTCATATGATACAAATCAGTTACATGCTGCTGTGGTGGAATTGTATTGCCATGAAGGTGCAGAGATTAAGTACTCAACCGTGCAGAATTGGTACGCTGGAGATGAGGAAGGGAGAGGAGGGATTTATAATTTCGTTACAAAGAGAGGAATATGTGCTGGGGCTAGATCGAAGATATCATGGACACAAGTTGAGACTGGCTCAGCTATTACCTGGAAGTATCCAAGTGTTGTATTAGAGGGTGATGAATCAGTTGGTGAATTCTATTCTGTGGCATTGACCAACAACTATCAGCAGGCAGATACAGGAACAAAGATGGTACACAAAGGGAAGAATACGAGGAGTAGGATTATTTCAAAGGGTATTTCTGCAGGAAATTCTAGAAACTGTTACAGAGGACTAGTTCAGGTCTTATCAAGTGCAGAGAATGCTCGGAATTCCTCCCAGTGTGATTCAATGCTCATCGGTGATAAAGCTGCAGCCAACACTTATCCATATATTCAG GCGAAGAACCCCTCTGCCCGGATAGAACATGAAGCAACAACTTCAAAGATTGGTGAAGATCAGCTGTTCTACTTTCAGCAGAGAGGAATTGACTATGAGAAAGCAATGGCTGCAATGATCTCTGGGTTTTGCAGAGATGTTTTCAATGAACTCCCTGATGAATTTGGTGCTGAGGTGAACCAATTAATGAGCTTGAAGCTTGAAGGTTCTGTAGGTTAA
- the LOC107011516 gene encoding heat shock 70 kDa protein 16 — MSVVGFDVGNENCVIGVAKQRGIDVILNDESNRETPAVVSFGEKQRFIGAAGAASATMNPKSTISQVKRLIGRKYREPAVQKDMKLLPFATSEGPDGGILINLHYMDEKHSFTPVQIMAMLFAHLKQIAEKNLETDVSDCVIGIPSYFTDLQRRAYLNAAEIAGLKPLRLMHDGTATALGYGIYKTDFSAGGPTNVVFVDVGHCDTQVVVASFEPGHMKILSHAFDSDLGGRDFDEVLFRHFAANFKEQYNIDVYSNARASIRLRAACEKLKKVLSANPEAPLNIECLMDEKDVKGFIKREDFEKLSSDLLEKISIPCRKALLDSGLTAERIHTLELVGSGSRIPAMGRILNSVFRKEPGRTINASECVARGCALQCAMLSPIFRVREYEIQDSFPFSIGFASDEGPVCTLSNGVLFPKGHSFPSMKVLTLQRSNSFHLEAFYTNQNELPPGVSDKISKYTLGPFQVPHSEKAKVKVKIQLNLHGIVTVESAWLIKDQSSHSTSENNIDTYAENMEGDVTRKSKAVKRQDIPVSGSVDGGMTLMELSQAKEKERQLAEQDIKVERTKDKKNTLEAYVYETRNKLLNTYRSFATDSEREGISCNLQQTEEWLYEDGDDESEQVYAEKLDDLKKMVDPVEHRYKEEEARAQATRHLLNTIVEHRMAAGSLPASEKEAVINECHKAEQWLRDKSHQQETLPRSADPVLWSTEIKRKTEAFEAMCKHVTRHKSSPQKTEDGSGSNPRNKREDGMDVD, encoded by the exons ATGAGTGTAGTTGGGTTTGATGTGGGAAATGAGAACTGTGTTATAGGAGTTGCAAAGCAACGAGGAATTGATGTAATATTAAATGATGAATCGAATCGAGAGACACCAGCGGTGGTGTCGTTTGGTGAGAAACAAAGGTTTATTGGTGCAGCTGGAGCTGCATCGGCTACTATGAACCCGAAATCAACTATTTCGCAGGTAAAGAGGTTGATTGGTAGGAAATATAGGGAGCCTGCTGTTCAGAAAGACATGAAATTGCTTccgtttgcgacctctgagggACCGGATGGTggtattttgattaatttgcaCTACATGGATGAGAAGCATAGTTTCACTCCTGTTCAAATTATGGCGATGCTATTTGCACATTTGAAGCAAATTGCTGAGAAGAATCTTGAAACGGATGTTTCAGATTGTGTTATTGGCATACCTTCATACTTCACAGATTTACAGAGACGTGCTTATTTGAATGCAGCAGAAATCGCTGGGTTGAAGCCATTGCGATTGATGCATGATGGCACTGCAACTGCACTGGGTTATGGTATATACAAGACTGATTTTTCAGCTGGGGGTCCAACAAATGTTGTGTTTGTTGATGTTGGTCATTGTGATACTCAAGTTGTTGTAGCGTCATTTGAACCTGGTCATATGAAGATATTGTCTCATGCTTTTGATAGCGACTTGGGCGGGAGAGACTTTGATGAAGTTTTATTCAGACATTTTGCTGCAAATTTCAAGGAACAGTACAATATTGATGTTTATTCAAATGCTCGGGCTTCTATAAGATTGAGGGCTGCATGTGAGAAACTGAAGAAAGTTTTAAGTGCAAATCCAGAGGCTCCACTTAATATTGAGTGCTTAATGGATGAGAAAGATGTAAAAGGTTTCATCAAAAGAGAAGACTTTGAGAAGCTTTCATCAGATTTGTTGGAGAAGATAAGCATTCCTTGTCGTAAAGCTTTACTTGATTCTGGTTTGACTGCTGAAAGGATTCATACTCTTGAGCTTGTAGGATCAGGTTCTCGAATTCCAGCTATGGGAAGAATTTTAAATTCTGTTTTCAGAAAAGAACCAGGGAGGACAATAAATGCTAGTGAGTGTGTTGCACGTGGATGTGCTCTTCAATGTGCGATGCTCAGCCCCATATTTCGTGTTAGAGAGTACGAG ATTCAGGATTCGTTTCCTTTCTCCATTGGGTTTGCATCTGATGAGGGCCCAGTTTGCACCCTATCAAATGGCGTATTGTTTCCAAAGGGCCATAGTTTTCCGAGCATGAAAGTGCTCACATTGCAAAGGAGCAACAGTTTCCACTTGGAAGCATTCTACACTAACCAGAATGAGTTGCCACCTGGTGTATCCGATAAAATAAGCAAATATACG cTTGGCCCATTCCAGGTTCCTCATTCTGAAAAAGCAAAGGTCAAAGTCAAAATTCAATTAAACCTCCATGGTATTGTTACAGTAGAATCGGCTTGG CTGATCAAAGATCAATCAAGTCATTCTACGTcggaaaataatattgatactTATGCAGAAAATATGGAG GGAGATGTTACAAGGAAAAGTAAGGCCGTTAAGAGACAGGATATTCCTGTCAGTGGAAGTGTTGATGGTGGAATGACCCTCATGGAGCTATCCCAAGCTAAGGAAAAGGAACGCCAGTTAGCTGAGCAAGACATAAAGGTGGAGCGAACTAAAGACAAGAAAAACACCCTGGAGGCATACGTCTATGAAACTCGTAATAAG CTTTTGAATACCTACCGGAGCTTTGCTACGGATTCGGAGAGGGAGGGTATCTCTTGTAATCTACAACAGACTGAAGAATGGCTCTATGAAGATGGAGATGATGAGTCTGAACAAGTTTATGCAGAGAAGCTAGACGATCTTAAAAAG ATGGTGGACCCTGTGGAGCATCGATATAAGGAAGAAGAGGCGCGGGCACAAGCAACACGACATCTATTAAATACCATTGTGGAACATCGAATGGCTGCAGGATCACTTCCAGCCAGTGAGAAAGAAGCT GTCATTAATGAATGCCATAAAGCAGAGCAGTGGCTTCGAGATAAATCCCACCAGCAGGAGACATTGCCCAGAAGTGCTGATCCAGTATTGTGGTCTACTGAAATCAAGAGAAAGACTGAGGCTTTTGAAGC GATGTGTAAGCATGTAACGAGGCACAAGTCATCGCCCcaaaagactgaggatggttCAGGTTCAAACCCCAGAAATAAAAGGGAAGATGGGATGGATGTAGATTAA
- the LOC107009195 gene encoding protein DETOXIFICATION 40-like: MGRIMESEAEKPLLAAHGASSELEEVLSDFQLPYFQRLRSAFWIEFQLLFRLAAPAVAVYLINNAMSMSTRIFSGQLGNLQLAAASLGNQGIQLCAYGLMLGMGSAVETLCGQAYGANRYDMLGVYLQRSTIVLSITGIPLAVVYIFSKNILLALGESKLVASEAAVFVYGLIPQIFAYAVNFPIQKFLQSQSIVAPSAYISLGTLFVHLLLSWIAVYKIGLGLIGASLVLSLSWWIIVASQFIYILRSERCKTTWTGFRWEAFRGLWEFVKLSAASAVMLCLETWYFQILVLLSGLLKNPELALDSISVCMAVNGLMFMVSVGFNAAASVRVSNELGAAHPKSAAFSVFVVTLISFLIAVVEAIIVLCLRNVISYAFTEGEIVANAVSDLCPFLAVTLILNGVQPVLSGVAVGCGWQAFVAYVNVGCYYGVGIPLGCLLGFKYDLGAKGIWTGMIGGTVMQTFILIWFTFRTDWNKEVEKAKERLDKWENVKEPLSKE, translated from the exons ATGGGAAGAATTATGGAGTCTGAAGCTGAGAAGCCTTTGTTGGCTGCTCATGGGGCTAGCTCTGAGCTCGAGGAGGTGCTATCCGATTTCCAATTACCTTACTTTCAACGCCTTAGGTCCGCCTTTTGGATCGAATTCCAGTTACTGTTTCGACTTGCAGCACCTGCAGTGGCTGTGTACTTGATCAATAATGCTATGTCCATGTCTACTCGAATCTTTTCGGGTCAACTTGGGAACCTTCAGCTTGCTGCAGCCTCTCTTGGCAATCAAGGCATCCAATTATGTGCTTATGGACTTATG TTAGGAATGGGAAGTGCAGTGGAAACTCTTTGTGGACAAGCATATGGAGCTAATAGATATGATATGCTAGGAGTTTACCTACAAAGATCAACAATAGTACTTTCTATAACAGGCATCCCACTAGCTGTGGTATATATATTTTCCAAGAACATACTGCTCGCGCTTGGTGAATCGAAACTAGTTGCATCAGAGGCAGCAGTATTTGTGTATGGTCTAATCCCTCAAATATTCGCTTACGCGGTGAACTTCCCTATACAGAAGTTCTTGCAATCTCAGAGTATTGTAGCACCTAGTGCCTATATTTCACTAGGGACTTTGTTTGTACACTTATTGCTGAGTTGGATTGCTGTATACAAAATTGGACTGGGATTGATAGGGGCATCGCTGGTGCTGAGTCTTTCTTGGTGGATAATTGTGGCATCTCAGTTTATATACATATTGAGAAGTGAAAGATGTAAGACTACGTGGACAGGTTTTCGCTGGGAGGCCTTTAGAGGATTATGGGAGTTTGTGAAGTTATCAGCTGCTTCAGCTGTTATGTTGTGTTTGGAGACATGGTATTTTCAAATTCTAGTGTTGCTTTCAGGTTTACTCAAGAATCCTGAGCTTGCATTGGATTCTATCTCAGTTTG cATGGCAGTGAATGGGCTGATGTTCATGGTTTCAGTGGGATTCAATGCTGCTGCTAG TGTGAGAGTGAGCAATGAGCTAGGAGCAGCACATCCAAAGTCAGCAGCATTCTCAGTGTTTGTGGTGACGTTAATTTCATTTCTCATAGCTGTGGTGGAAGCTATAATTGTGCTATGTTTGCGCAATGTTATCAGCTATGCATTCACTGAGGGTGAAATTGTGGCCAATGCAGTTTCTGATTTGTGCCCTTTTTTAGCTGTCACACTTATTCTTAATGGCGTTCAACCAGTCTTGTCTG GTGTTGCTGTTGGTTGTGGATGGCAGGCATTTGTTGCATACGTGAATGTGGGGTGTTATTATGGTGTAGGAATTCCATTGGGATGTCTCCTTGGCTTCAAATATGACCTTGGTGCTAAG GGTATATGGACTGGGATGATTGGAGGGACTGTCATGCAAACCTTCATTCTGATTTGGTTCACATTCCGTACAGATTGGAACAAAGAG gtAGAGAAAGCTAAAGAACGTTTAGACAAATGGGAGAACGTAAAAGAACCTCTAAGCAAGGAATGA
- the LOC107009075 gene encoding mediator of RNA polymerase II transcription subunit 21 isoform X2, translating to MDIISQLQEQVNTIAALAFNTFGTLQRDAPPVRLSPNYPEPPPANPTEDSTNVAEQPKQMSAAFVKAAKQFDVLVAALPLSDGGEEAQLKRIAELQAENDAVGQELQKQLEAAVC from the exons ATGGATATCATATCACAGTTACAGGAACAAGTAAATACAATTGCAGCTCTTGCTTTCAACACCTTTGGTACACTTCAGAGGGACGCCCCTCCTGTGCGTCTATCACCTAATTATCCAGAACCTCCACCTGCTAATCCCACAGAAGACTCAACTAATGTTGCAGAACAACCAAAGCAAATGAGTGCCGCTTTTGTTAAGGCTGCCAAGCAG TTCGATGTGTTGGTTGCTGCTCTTCCTTTATCAGATGGGGGTGAAGAAGCCCAATTGAAAAGAATTGCAGAACTCCAG GCTGAGAACGATGCAGTTGGCCAAGAACTTCAAAAACAACTGGAAGCTGCAG TTTGCTGA
- the LOC107009075 gene encoding mediator of RNA polymerase II transcription subunit 21 isoform X1, with protein MDIISQLQEQVNTIAALAFNTFGTLQRDAPPVRLSPNYPEPPPANPTEDSTNVAEQPKQMSAAFVKAAKQFDVLVAALPLSDGGEEAQLKRIAELQAENDAVGQELQKQLEAAEKELKQVQELFNQATDNCLNLKKPE; from the exons ATGGATATCATATCACAGTTACAGGAACAAGTAAATACAATTGCAGCTCTTGCTTTCAACACCTTTGGTACACTTCAGAGGGACGCCCCTCCTGTGCGTCTATCACCTAATTATCCAGAACCTCCACCTGCTAATCCCACAGAAGACTCAACTAATGTTGCAGAACAACCAAAGCAAATGAGTGCCGCTTTTGTTAAGGCTGCCAAGCAG TTCGATGTGTTGGTTGCTGCTCTTCCTTTATCAGATGGGGGTGAAGAAGCCCAATTGAAAAGAATTGCAGAACTCCAG GCTGAGAACGATGCAGTTGGCCAAGAACTTCAAAAACAACTGGAAGCTGCAG AGAAGGAGCTAAAGCAGGTCCAGGAGTTGTTTAACCAAGCAACAGATAACTGCCTGAACTTGAAGAAGCCAGAATGA